In Brassica napus cultivar Da-Ae unplaced genomic scaffold, Da-Ae ScsIHWf_1230;HRSCAF=1757, whole genome shotgun sequence, the genomic stretch caaaatcaaaatccttAAACACCAGTTAAACTGATACGGAGAgagtatgtgtttttttttaactattttccccttaaaatattaaaataattttacccccaaatacatatatacatgcatGTGTATATATCACAAATTgagaaactaataataaaatattatatttgtttcaaaataatccatgttttagagttttcagacattaataaaatatattaattttttatataaatgcaTTTTTATGATGACAAAAggcattattttcttattaattactcaatctgttttaaaataatgtatattcTAGAATTTTtacacttattaagaaaacacgTAAAATTTTGGCAATAAATGCATTGTTTTCCGTATTTAGTTATTTCTTATGatttttaaccaatcaaaattcagtaaatacaattaatgtttttaaaatttacaatttgccattattacatacattgaaaatatataaacaatttttatttctaaaacatGGATTATTCTGAAATATAAGGagtattttttacaaattttagtaAATAACAGTTcagtaaataaaattaacttttaaaagtttCTAATTTACCTTTATTTcctaataaaaaatttaaaacatttttttctaaacataGTTCATCTTGAAACTAGTAAAGTATATATTTAAGTTATAAgtttaaaagtagaaacattgaaaataatatattttgccCCGTTCCTAATAATTGTGGCATTGTTCAAATTCCCTAAACGTCTTTTATGAGGAACTTTGAATCAAACGAGGCATGAATGCATGATGTTACTAATTAGTAATTGCATACCCACACGGATTACGATTATTTTGTGGCAAATTGATGTGTAAGTGTATACAAAGTCTTGTGTAATTCACGATACTTGTCACAtccttaatgattaattaattattacatCGAATCCCTTGACTTCACTCAAACACATTCACGATGACGCCATCTGATGCAacacaagaaaatattaatacTCACGTATATACGcacacatatacatatatatacgtGTAAAACATGAGATTCTGTTAGCGATTATATAAGTTCCATTTTCCCCCATAGTTGTGTCTTCTTGTCCTAACCACGCTCTTCAATAAAGTCATTTCCCTAACGTTCTTGGCAAAGATATTTTCGACCTTTCAATGTCAGAACTTCAAGAATCAGAGGTTATATTTTCCGATGAATATTATACTAGGAACAACAACAAGAGTAGCAACGACGAAAGCAACAAAACAAAGACGACGGCGATGGAGAAAAAGTCATCTCCGGTGAGAATTCCGTCGAGAAGTATATTCCGGCgtacggaggaggaggaggaagaagaggagggaGAGATGACTCCGCCACATATAATCATCGGAAAACGAAGAATGGAGGCACAAATGGCGTTTTCCTTTTTTACCCTCAAAGGAAGAGAGTTGAGTCGTCACCGTAACTCCGTTCTTAGAATGACCGGTTTTTTGGAAGTCTAATTGAAAATTTTTGcggtttagtttggttcggtttcatATCGTTTTTCTCAATTCTTCCTTTGGGGTGTATACAACAGCACAGAAATGAAACAACGGAGAACGATTTTTTCCGTTACTTGGTGGATGAAAGTTTCAAGTATTAGGAATATATTTTCCCATGTTTTATCAGGTAACAGTGAgatgttaattttttaatattatttatgttaacTTATTGTTTGGTTTCTTGAGAAGAGGAAAAACCATAAGAATCAAATCTTATGTTAAATTGAGTTATATATGGGTTTGCTTGTGAAGTTATTGGTTTCTTGGcttgtaaattttgtttttggtccACATCCATGGGATTCTGCAATTTGCTTGCTAATATGAACCGTAAAAGCTTTTTTTTAGCTATTGTGAACTCATCAGAGAAATCGATATCTTGGAAAGGACtgttaaattaaatacatgatTTGTTTAAATAAACCAAATTGATACCTTAAAAAATCAATCTGACTTTTGGTTGGGTATATGCAGATGATCCAAATATACTAATCAACATGGACTTTATTTTATGTTCATGGAATGTTACATGTCATCTATTGAGCACACGAGTTAAAAAAAAGTAGTTGCTTACGATTTATAAAGTTCAGATCAATTAGTCATTCGAGTATACGACTAGTCACTAATGACTAATATATCTGACTATATAAATTGTCAGCAAATCACTCGTATACTCGTAGCGGTGGACACTTCGGTTattttctcggttcggttcgggttcggttctagtatttttccaactgaaataaaccatagttagtttggtttggttcaattCGGTTTGTGTTTGGTTCAGTTtatatt encodes the following:
- the LOC106405239 gene encoding uncharacterized protein LOC106405239 produces the protein MSELQESEVIFSDEYYTRNNNKSSNDESNKTKTTAMEKKSSPVRIPSRSIFRRTEEEEEEEEGEMTPPHIIIGKRRMEAQMAFSFFTLKGRELSRHRNSVLRMTGFLEV